Proteins from a genomic interval of Equus quagga isolate Etosha38 chromosome 13, UCLA_HA_Equagga_1.0, whole genome shotgun sequence:
- the C13H16orf95 gene encoding uncharacterized protein C16orf95 homolog isoform X2 produces MCPVPSTILQEAVCCECQTKFGGRLPVPRAEAVLPYWVPLSLRPRKQIQKMVQFCIPKTTKSCLCLCHHFGGRLPVPRDQAAMPYWVPQALRSPKKVVRRQQSFQGVQETLLDLCFRYNRWRICCDRHVLLKWQHLQALYQDEPMALGRGGSPPASLLPLLPLSLSLLTLLQAVLRVMVAIREFF; encoded by the exons ATGTGCCCTGTCCCCAGCACTATTCTCCAAGAGGCCGTCTGCTGTGAGTGCCAGACCAAATTCGGGGGCCGTCTGCCGGTGCCCAGGGCTGAGGCGGTGCTGCCTTACTGGGTCCCTCTGTCCCTGAGACCCCGAAAGCAG ATCCAAAAGATGGTGCAGTTTTGTATCCCCAAAACCACCAAGTCGTGCCTCTGCCTGTGCCACCACTTTGGGGGCCGCCTCCCAGTGCCTAGGGATCAGGCTGCGATGCCCTACTGGGTGCCCCAGGCCCTGAGATCTCCCAAGAAG GTGGTGAGAAGGCAGCAGAGTTTTCAAGGCGTCCAAG AAACCCTCCTGGACTTGTGCTTCCGGTACAACCGCTGGCGGATCTGCTGCGACAGGCACGTCCTCCTCAAGTGGCAGCACCTGCAGGCCCTTTACCAGGATGAGCCGatggccctggggaggggaggaagccccccagcctctctgctgcctctcctgcccctcagcctcagcctcctgACTCTCCTCCAGGCCGTCCTGAGGGTCATGGTGGCCATTCG cGAGTTTTTCTGA